atattttaatctttTCAAAGACCATCATTGGGACTCTGGtgttttgaatatattttatggttttggtttgggaatatttaaatgtaatcaTCATCAGTCATAAAAACGTCTGAATAAAAACCCGCAACCCCTCCTAACTCCACCACTGTGTCCGCCTGTATCTGCAGTTGCGCATTGTTGACTTCCCATGTGTTCTTGGCTGGCACACTAAAAACCGCTTGCGAAATCGAATCTCAGCTGAAGCCGACTAGTGACACACAAAGCGAACAGTTCAATAtaatatgcaaataaataaaatgcaaaactgCGGAAAATGCTAGGTAAGACATTGGGTATAATGGGAGGATAAAGACCCTtgcaagtaaataaaatatgaagtATGCAGGTGAGCGAAGAGCATTAAGAGTCATTGTTTATAATGGGGGAATTAAAACATCACCCctgcaaataaataagatatTAAGCGGGCAAGTGAGGAAAATGCACTGCAAAAATGAGCGGATTAAGACCGGACCCCTGCCCTTTCTTAATTGCCCGGGGATGCTAAGTGCGACTGGCACTTCATGGCACAATGACTGCGATTACCAGTGTAAATATGCATGAACTGGTGGCCAGTGATAAACGCGAATGGGTCGTTAGCTGGAGAGCATTGATCCAGAACGAAATCGCCGGGATCGGACCTTAGACCTGTGGAAACCTACTTTAGAAATCGTGCAGCATTTGCATAAGCCGCCGAGAGCAACAGGTTTTCGCTCGGGTGTCTTGCAAACTGCCGAAATTTCTAAAAGGCCAAGAGAAACTCCACGGGTTCCCAGCGAAATTGCAAAGCGAATGCAACCTTTGCTGAGGTAAGCACCAGTCGAGCTGCAGTCCCAAATATTAAGTGACCACGCCAAACATACGCCCGATCCGAATCGCCTAATGGGTATTTGCCTGTCTGTCTGCCTCGGAAACGCAGTCAAAGTCGGGCCAAGAAGCGGAAGAGCAAAGCAAAGACAGGCCCAGACCCAAAACCCAGCTTGTGGCCAACGAAACGAGGAAGTACGCCGCCGAAGCCAAGAGAACTCGGCGCTAATGACAACCAAAGTCGGGTATTAGCCACACGGCTCGGGGCCAATAACAAAGCTTGGTCTTTGGCCAAGTTTGCAGCCAGAGCGGCGAAAAGCTATAACTAAGTAAAAGAAGCGGTTGGAGAGACGGCCTCGTTATTGAATTCCAAGTGGTTTTGGCCAGAGCCGAGCGACTGGGTGACTCGATGACTCGGCAGTTGGCAAACAACCTAGACGCAAGTCAATTAAACGATTGAAACGGTGCTGAATATGCACTTGATCGAATGCAAAGCGAAGTACGTGATGTTTACCCAGCAAACAAGTTAATGAAACGCCTCGAACAAGGGCGTTAAATGGCCGATAATGCGAGTGCAGCTGAAGAAAGGACTGGCTGCTGTCAGCTTTCGTTAGCCACATCCGAAATTGGCAGCCGGCACAAGGCCAGTACAAATTAACAGCAGTTAAGACAACAAAGGCCAGTGTGTAGGCACCTACCAGACTCAATAAACGTTATCGTTCGCAGATAGGAAAATTACCCGCCAGCCCCTTCGACACCCTGTGACAAACCGTACCCTGGTCGGCCTTCAGCAAACAAATCATCGAAGCAAATTGGATTGTAGATCAGATCAAAAAACAGTTTGCTAAGCCCGGAGCAGATTGCTACATCCATGCAAGTTAGAGGGCAAAACACTTATCGCAAGTCTAGCTAATTCCCTCTCCTAACAACTATCTCAACATATCTCGTGTTGAGTGAAAACATAAGATAATCTATTAGGGATTGCCttcaattttaagtattttgggGTATGGTAAATACACGCCAGTCCTAAATTTGTTTACCACCTATCGCCCTTTGccgtaaatttaaattaatacaatGATAATATTTCAGCAGTTTTGcgaaagtttatttaaagtgaAAGTTTATTTACGATATGATTAAATCATATAAAACCCACTTTATCATTTATATGCATTGTCTTCGAGTTTGACgaatcatatttaaatttgcataCCTTATTGATAAGGTTTATGATGATACATCTCAAACACTTTCAGTTCCGAAGGCAAATGGATGATGCGCTGATTGGAACCCACGACGACTACTTTTTGGTCCGCTGGCTGAGAGGTGAGTTTCCGCAGAAAAAGGATTTAAAACTAGACTATAGAACTCTCTTGGAAAACAGCTCGAAAGTGGAATCTGGAGGCGGCGGAGAAAATGCTGAGAGCTGTAAGTACAAAAAGCATTAAACCGAGTTTGCATACACAACTCCGTTGAAACCTCTTAGAGCTTGAAGACCCGCGCCATGTGGAACGTGGACAACATCGAGAAGTGGGACCCGCCCAAGGCGCTGCAGGAGTATCTGCCCTACGGCCTCATGGGCTACGACAACGAAGGATCACCAGGTATGTAAGCGAAGCTCCAAAACACTATACGAAATCTAAGCCATCCCCACCGCTCCTTCAGTGCTCGTATGCCCCTTCGCCAACTTCGACATGTGGGGCATGATGCACTGCGTCACGCGCTTTGAGTTCCAAAAGTacctggtgctgctgctcgaGCGCTTCATGAAGATCGCCTACGAGCAGAGCCAAAAGCACGGCTGGCGAGCGCGCCAGCTGGTGGTGTTCTTCGACATGCAGGACGTGAACCTGAAGCAGTACGCCTGGCGCCCGGCGGCGGAGTGCGTGATCTCCACGGTGAAGCAGTACGAGGCCAACTTCCCGGAGCTGCTCAAGATGTGCTACATCATCAACGCGCCCAAGCTCTTTTCGGTGGCCTTCAACATTGTCAAGAAGTTCCTGGACGAGAACACCACCAGCAAGATCGTGATCTACAAGTCCGGCGTGGATcgctggcagcagcagctcttCTCGCACGTGAACCGAAAGGCCTTCCCGAAGGCCTGGGGCGGCGAGATGGTGGACAGGAACGGCGATCCCCAGTGCAAGGCCCTGATGATCTGGGGCGGCAAGCTGCCGGAGGAGCTATACATCGACCAGAACAGCCAGCAGAGCGACAGGGACTTCGTGGAGGCCCAGGTGGCCAAGGGGGACAAGTTGAAGCTGCACTTCAAGGTCAACATGGACGAGCAGAAGATCCTCTCCTGGGAGTTCCGCACCTTCGACTACGACATCAAGTTCGGCATCTACAGCGTGGACGACAAGACGGGCGAGAAGCGCAGCGAGGTGCCCCTGGGAACGGTGTACTCCAACGAGATGGACGAGATCGGCTACATCTCCACGCGACCCAACACCACCTGTGAGTAGACTAGTCCGCTTTCTTGATTCTTTAACTAACTGAATGTAATCCCCTCCAGACACGGTGGTGTTCGACAACTCCGCCAGCTACTTGCGCAGCAAGAAGCTGCGCTACTGGGTGGACCTCAtctccgaggaggaggagggcaTTTCCGAGCTGACCAGCCAAATGGACGGCACTCAGATTGCGAGTCAGCAGTGAGCGGGAACGATTGTCCGCCAAGAAGGAACCAAGCCAAAAACCAACGGGAGTAGATAGAATACTAGGTAGGCGACAACACGAACTAACCTCGGTGCAATAAAGTCACAAAGCACATTGCCAGATCTCCGCTGCCACCTGCTCCTCGGGAGTCGGCATGGCAGCGTCTCTGGCGGATCTGCAATCAAACCATGTGATAGAAACAAGTTAGCAAAGGAACACAAAGTATGACTCACACCTACGTTTAAAGTTAATCCTTTTATTACACACCTAGCCGCACTGTTAGTTAACAATTAATAATCTTGGATGTGTGACCTGTTTTCATACCCATTTTTTCAGGGAGTACGGcacaataaaatgtatatagcACCTGACCTTTACATGAAAACAAGTGTTTTTTTGGATCAGGTGGgtgcaaaatgttttttgtccTTGGTCCACAGGAGCATCTCGAGGTGGTGACTACCACAGTCTCTTCCTGGTGCCAAAATCGCTTACGCTAATATTAGACATTTCCAGATGTGTTCGGCGTTGCCaagtataaattaaatactatCTTCAACTAAGAGGAGTATTGTGGAGTGAATCGATTTGttagtttttcaaaaatgctCTTCTACTGTTTTAGCGTTTCCAAAATCGACTCACCCCAGAGTGGAGGGTGTTGCGTGGTCTCTTATCCAATAAACTCCTTAATTAATAATCGATCGCCGTTCCGGGTTGCCAGCTCACAGACTCTCAGCTCACGGCTGC
This window of the Drosophila biarmipes strain raj3 chromosome 3L, RU_DBia_V1.1, whole genome shotgun sequence genome carries:
- the LOC108030066 gene encoding SEC14-like protein 2 isoform X2, encoding MQFRRQMDDALIGTHDDYFLVRWLRARKWNLEAAEKMLRASLKTRAMWNVDNIEKWDPPKALQEYLPYGLMGYDNEGSPVLVCPFANFDMWGMMHCVTRFEFQKYLVLLLERFMKIAYEQSQKHGWRARQLVVFFDMQDVNLKQYAWRPAAECVISTVKQYEANFPELLKMCYIINAPKLFSVAFNIVKKFLDENTTSKIVIYKSGVDRWQQQLFSHVNRKAFPKAWGGEMVDRNGDPQCKALMIWGGKLPEELYIDQNSQQSDRDFVEAQVAKGDKLKLHFKVNMDEQKILSWEFRTFDYDIKFGIYSVDDKTGEKRSEVPLGTVYSNEMDEIGYISTRPNTTYTVVFDNSASYLRSKKLRYWVDLISEEEEGISELTSQMDGTQIASQQ
- the LOC108030066 gene encoding SEC14-like protein 2 isoform X1, with the translated sequence MSGPLPEISEEQRAILEQFRRQMDDALIGTHDDYFLVRWLRARKWNLEAAEKMLRASLKTRAMWNVDNIEKWDPPKALQEYLPYGLMGYDNEGSPVLVCPFANFDMWGMMHCVTRFEFQKYLVLLLERFMKIAYEQSQKHGWRARQLVVFFDMQDVNLKQYAWRPAAECVISTVKQYEANFPELLKMCYIINAPKLFSVAFNIVKKFLDENTTSKIVIYKSGVDRWQQQLFSHVNRKAFPKAWGGEMVDRNGDPQCKALMIWGGKLPEELYIDQNSQQSDRDFVEAQVAKGDKLKLHFKVNMDEQKILSWEFRTFDYDIKFGIYSVDDKTGEKRSEVPLGTVYSNEMDEIGYISTRPNTTYTVVFDNSASYLRSKKLRYWVDLISEEEEGISELTSQMDGTQIASQQ